From a single Lolium rigidum isolate FL_2022 chromosome 7, APGP_CSIRO_Lrig_0.1, whole genome shotgun sequence genomic region:
- the LOC124679367 gene encoding transcription factor EAT1-like, with protein sequence MIVGGDYFQGSHEHNLMAESLIHDSSRAPRCNDNTNIEIQKYKAPSFEVLSDSINLSSEAARAINHLQHQLGIDLEQDMPPMETATWDTSICTMQDHIINHQISEDPQDILVEQQIRQYDAALYPNSTYTPAPDLLNLLHCTVAPGFPATSAFGDTALNGTTYLDLNGELTGVAAIPDSGLMFTSDSALQLGYHATQSHTLKDICHSLPQTYGLFPNEDEKDAMIGVGSVGDLFQDIDDRPFDTVLECRRGKGEFAKGKGKANFATERERREQLNVKYKTLRTLFPNPTKNDRASIVGDAIEYIDELNRTVKELKILVEQKWHGTNRRKIIKLDEEATADGESSSMRPMRDEQDNQLNGAIRSSWVQRRSKECHVDVRIVENEVNIKLTEKKKANSLLHAAKVIDEFHLELIHVVGGTIGDHHIFMFNTKVSEGSSVYACAVAKRLLQAVDAQHQALNIFN encoded by the exons ATGATTGTTGGGGGTGACTATTTTCAAGGTTCACATGAACATAATCTCATGGCAGAATCTTTGATCCATGATTCTTCAAGAGCTCCTAGATGCAATGACAACACAAATATTGAGATACAGAAATACAAAGCGCCGTCGTTTGAAGTCCTTTCTGATTCAATTAATCTTTCCTCTGAAGCTGCAAGAGCAATCAACCACCTTCAGCATCAACTAGGAATAGATTTGGAGCAAGATATGCCACCAATGGAAACTGCGACGTGGGATACTTCTATCTGCACTATGCAAGACCACATCATCAACCATCAGATTAGCGAAGATCCACAAGACATATTGGTGGAACAGCAGATTCGACAGTATGATGCTGCACTTTATCCAAACAGTACTTACACACCAGCACCGGATCTCTTAAATCTTCTCCATTGCACTGTGGCTCCAGGATTCCCTGCAACATCTGCCTTTGGTGATACAGCACTGAATGGTACCACCTATTTGGATCTTAATGGTGAGTTGACAGGAGTGGCAGCAATTCCCGACAGCGGCTTAATGTTCACTAGTGATTCAGCCTTGCAGTTAGGGTATCATGCTACCCAGTCTCATACACTAAAGGATATCTGCCACTCACTGCCGCAAACTTATGGGTTATTCCCCAATGAAGATGAAAAGGATGCCATGATTGGGGTTGGAAGTGTAGGAGATCTTTTTCAGGACATAGATGACAGGCCATTCGATACCGTACTAGAATGCAGAAGAGGAAAGGGTGAGTTTGCGAAGGGCAAAGGAAAAGCTAACTTTGCAactgagagggagaggagggaacAGCTAAATGTGAAGTACAAGACGTTAAGAACGCTCTTCCCCAATCCTACCAAG AATGACAGGGCCTCAATAGTAGGGGATGCCATTGAATACATAGATGAGCTGAATCGTACAGTGAAGGAACTGAAGATCCTAGTGGAGCAGAAGTGGCATGGAACTAATAGGAGAAAGATAATAAAGTTGGATGAAGAGGCAACTGCTGATGGCGAAAGCTCGTCGATGAGACCAATGAGGGATGAGCAAGACAATCAGCTCAATGGGGCCATAAGAAGCTCCTGGGTTCAGAGGAGGTCAAAGGAATGCCATGTTGATGTCCGCATAGTGGAAAATGAAGTAAACATCAAGCTCACTGAAAAGAAGAAGGCCAACTCCCTGCTTCATGCTGCAAAGGTTATTGATGAGTTCCATCTTGAGCTCATCCATGTGGTTGGAGGGACTATTGGAGATCACCACATATTCATGTTTAATACTAAG GTATCTGAAGGCTCCTCGGTTTATGCTTGCGCAGTGGCTAAGAGGCTCCTTCAAGCAGTGGATGCACAACACCAGGCCCTTAACATATTCAACTAA